The proteins below are encoded in one region of Streptomyces cyanogenus:
- a CDS encoding SpoIIE family protein phosphatase: MADRGASSLSLPEDWPAHPDPILALNRMGSFDWDLDAGLFHMDAQAFEVFDLRPDEYDGRPESLAVRVPPPEAARLDAVVARAIKDGSENYGTYFRIRCRDGALRWTHTQGYIRRDETGRPRRVVGIVRDATEELADSAARSLRAAQDEAFRQQTSVVQVISAALAHARSIQDVIDVLKDTHGVRHLGAASLVMGLVEAGRIRLVAEGPAGSSVPGTRITRIDEPYPMSEVVRTLSPRFIESPEEFAAGYPILWPDLTDLHITSAAYLPLIAQARPIGAMGLLYDDRRGFSAEERAVLVALGSSIAQSLMRAMLYEEEKDLAQGLQQAMLPRTIPSVRGADVAVRYRSAALGRDIGGDWYDLIPLPGGTPSGGGRVGAVIGDVQGHDTHAAAVMGQLRIVLRAYAAEGHTPAAVMARASVFLHELDTDRFATCLYAEADLSTGVVQVVRAGHIDPLVRHSDGSCTRVTVEGGLPLGLSAEFGRLEYPVATLELDPGHTLLLCTDGLVEKPGTDLDDGMRGLAALVADGPDEVRDLADRLIQLSEEQGGEDDVALLLLRRCVPGTAPAGGRLRQYVAPDDPEALARARHMIRAAVRAWGARDRSYEIELAADELITNALMHTEGSAIVTLRALSGGGRRLRIEVEDSSSALPRRRDAGENRVSGRGLLLVDRLADAWGVEARGGGKAVWCEFRLP; this comes from the coding sequence ATGGCCGATCGGGGAGCGAGCTCCCTGTCACTCCCGGAGGACTGGCCCGCGCACCCGGACCCGATCCTCGCGCTCAACCGGATGGGCAGTTTCGACTGGGACCTGGACGCCGGTCTCTTCCACATGGACGCCCAGGCCTTCGAGGTGTTCGACCTGCGGCCCGACGAGTACGACGGACGCCCGGAAAGCCTGGCCGTCCGGGTGCCACCGCCGGAGGCCGCCCGGCTGGACGCGGTGGTCGCCCGCGCGATCAAGGACGGCAGCGAGAACTACGGCACCTACTTCCGCATCCGCTGCCGCGACGGCGCCCTGCGCTGGACCCATACCCAGGGCTACATCCGGCGCGACGAGACCGGCCGCCCGCGCCGAGTGGTCGGCATCGTCCGCGACGCCACCGAGGAGCTCGCCGACAGTGCCGCCCGCAGTCTGCGCGCCGCCCAGGACGAGGCCTTCCGGCAGCAGACCAGCGTCGTCCAGGTCATCTCCGCCGCCCTCGCCCACGCCCGCAGCATCCAGGACGTCATCGACGTCCTCAAGGACACCCACGGCGTCCGCCACCTGGGTGCGGCCAGCCTGGTGATGGGCCTGGTGGAGGCGGGCCGGATCCGGCTGGTGGCCGAGGGGCCCGCGGGCAGCTCGGTCCCCGGCACCCGCATCACCCGGATCGACGAGCCGTACCCGATGAGCGAGGTCGTCCGCACCCTCAGCCCCCGGTTCATCGAGTCCCCGGAGGAGTTCGCCGCCGGCTACCCGATCCTCTGGCCGGACCTCACCGACCTGCACATCACCTCGGCCGCCTATCTGCCCCTGATCGCCCAGGCCCGCCCGATCGGCGCGATGGGCCTGCTCTACGACGACCGGCGCGGCTTCTCCGCCGAGGAACGCGCCGTCCTGGTCGCCCTGGGCAGCAGCATCGCGCAGAGTCTCATGCGGGCCATGCTCTACGAAGAGGAGAAGGACCTCGCCCAGGGCCTCCAGCAGGCCATGCTGCCCCGCACCATCCCGAGCGTCCGCGGTGCCGACGTCGCGGTCCGCTACCGCTCGGCAGCCCTGGGCCGGGACATCGGCGGCGACTGGTACGACCTGATCCCGCTGCCCGGGGGCACGCCCTCCGGCGGCGGCCGGGTCGGCGCGGTCATCGGCGACGTCCAGGGCCACGACACGCACGCGGCGGCCGTCATGGGCCAGCTGCGGATCGTGCTGCGCGCCTACGCCGCCGAGGGCCACACCCCGGCCGCGGTGATGGCCCGCGCCTCCGTCTTCCTCCACGAACTCGACACCGACCGGTTCGCCACCTGCCTGTACGCCGAGGCCGACCTGTCCACGGGGGTCGTCCAGGTGGTGCGCGCCGGGCACATCGACCCACTCGTCCGGCACAGCGACGGCAGCTGCACCCGGGTCACCGTCGAGGGCGGACTGCCGCTCGGCCTGTCCGCCGAGTTCGGTCGGCTGGAGTACCCGGTCGCCACCCTGGAACTCGATCCCGGGCACACGCTGCTGCTGTGCACCGACGGGCTCGTCGAGAAGCCCGGCACCGATCTCGACGACGGCATGCGCGGCCTCGCCGCACTCGTCGCGGACGGCCCGGACGAGGTGCGCGACCTCGCCGACCGGCTGATCCAGCTGTCCGAGGAACAGGGCGGCGAAGACGACGTGGCCCTGCTCCTGCTGCGCCGCTGCGTCCCCGGGACCGCGCCCGCCGGCGGCCGGCTCCGGCAGTACGTGGCGCCCGACGACCCGGAGGCCCTCGCCCGGGCCCGGCACATGATCCGCGCCGCGGTCCGCGCCTGGGGCGCCCGCGACCGCTCCTACGAGATCGAGCTGGCCGCCGACGAGCTGATCACCAACGCGCTGATGCACACCGAGGGCTCCGCGATCGTCACCCTGCGGGCCCTGTCCGGCGGCGGCCGCCGGCTGCGCATCGAGGTCGAGGACTCCTCCAGCGCGCTGCCCCGGCGCCGCGACGCGGGGGAGAACCGGGTGTCCGGCCGCGGTCTGCTCCTCGTGGACCGGCTCGCCGACGCCTGGGGCGTGGAGGCGCGCGGCGGCGGCAAGGCGGTGTGGTGCGAGTTCCGGCTGCCGTGA
- a CDS encoding DUF6777 domain-containing protein, with product MRIPTRTIVTACAFLVTLLATGCAGTGVKQTRAGELVLLQAATERGPEPFTESTDTGVPRSQSPRVTARVQPGDVEAPLRAARTLSGATPGLYRGSPRVAGCDVERHIRHLAADEDRADAFAGVAGVTRAELPGYLRGLTPVLLAADTRVTSHAYRDHAAARYQAVLQAGTAVLVDNRGVPRVRCACGNPLDQPTPTRGGAGARGTPWAGYRPNQVVVVAPASRPVTSLTIVDAASRTWIERRVGPDVRRDRVVPAPPGATGPADPERADAGTAVTGQPRPDGSGPPASPGGTGMPPSPSVPAAPDRRTGPPDRNTATRPPSLAPDPVLSLATSGETGPPRIQDKPDGAGTTPADPPLMASGTATRAPTGPAGTAPGSPVG from the coding sequence GTGCGGATACCCACCCGAACCATCGTCACGGCCTGCGCGTTCCTCGTGACGCTCCTGGCCACGGGCTGTGCGGGCACCGGCGTCAAGCAGACCAGGGCGGGGGAGCTGGTCCTCCTGCAGGCCGCCACCGAGCGGGGTCCCGAGCCCTTCACCGAGTCCACCGACACCGGTGTGCCGAGGTCCCAGTCCCCCCGGGTCACCGCCCGGGTGCAGCCCGGCGACGTCGAGGCGCCCCTGCGCGCGGCGCGCACCCTGTCCGGCGCGACACCCGGCCTGTACCGGGGCTCCCCGCGCGTCGCCGGCTGCGACGTCGAGCGGCACATCCGCCACCTGGCGGCGGACGAGGACAGGGCCGACGCCTTCGCCGGGGTGGCCGGCGTCACCCGGGCGGAGCTCCCCGGATACCTGCGCGGTCTGACCCCGGTCCTCCTCGCCGCCGACACCCGCGTCACCAGCCACGCCTACCGCGACCACGCGGCGGCCCGCTACCAGGCCGTGCTCCAGGCCGGCACCGCCGTACTCGTCGACAACCGGGGGGTGCCCCGGGTGCGCTGCGCCTGCGGCAACCCGCTCGACCAGCCCACACCGACCCGCGGCGGAGCCGGTGCACGCGGCACCCCGTGGGCCGGATACCGGCCGAACCAGGTGGTCGTGGTGGCCCCGGCGTCCCGCCCCGTCACCAGCCTCACGATCGTGGACGCCGCGAGCCGCACCTGGATCGAGCGCCGGGTCGGCCCCGACGTCCGCCGGGACCGGGTCGTGCCCGCGCCCCCCGGGGCCACCGGCCCGGCCGACCCCGAGCGGGCGGACGCCGGAACGGCGGTCACCGGGCAGCCCCGTCCCGACGGGAGCGGCCCGCCCGCCTCCCCGGGCGGCACCGGCATGCCGCCGTCGCCCTCCGTCCCCGCGGCACCGGACCGCCGTACCGGCCCCCCGGACCGGAACACCGCGACACGGCCGCCATCCCTCGCCCCCGATCCCGTCCTCTCCCTCGCCACCTCCGGCGAGACCGGCCCGCCCCGCATCCAGGACAAGCCCGACGGCGCCGGCACGACCCCGGCCGACCCGCCCCTCATGGCATCGGGCACGGCCACCCGCGCCCCGACCGGGCCGGCCGGCACCGCCCCCGGCAGTCCCGTCGGCTGA